The Megachile rotundata isolate GNS110a chromosome 11, iyMegRotu1, whole genome shotgun sequence genome includes a region encoding these proteins:
- the LOC100883347 gene encoding NECAP-like protein CG9132 yields the protein MDTYESVLLVKSEVFVFKIPPRSTNRGYRAADWNLQEPSWTGRMRLVSQGDSVTIKLEDKMTGELFAKCPIEQYPGIAVEPVTDSSRYFVLRIQDDNGRSAFIGVGFLDRSDSFDLNVALQDHFKWVKNQEQIEKEKDKPKQELDLRFKEGETIKINMKITKKDGSEVASKTKQRPNANIGLPPPPGGVKIAPPPAKTPTSSPAHKPVQNVNQTNSEWGEFASASQQSGTQPPPTVGNASWVQF from the exons ATGGATACGTATGAAAGTGTATTGCTTGTCAAGTCTGAAGTATTTGTGTTTAAAATACCACCAAGGTCAACAAATAGGGGTTATCG agcAGCTGATTGGAATCTCCAAGAGCCTTCATGGACTGGGCGTATGCGGCTTGTATCACAAGGGGACTCTGTCACCATAAAATTAGAAGATAAAATGACTGGAGAATTATTTGCTAAATGTCCAATTGAGCAATATCCAGGAATTGCAGTTGAACCAGTTACAGATTCTTCCCGTTATTTTGTTTTACGAATCCAAGATGATAATGGAAGATCAGCTTTTATTGGTGTGGGATTTCTAGATAGATCTGACAGTTTTGATTTAAATGTTGCTCTTCAAGATCATTTTAAATGGGTTAAAAATCAAGAacaaatagaaaaagaaaaggacAAACCAAAACAGGAGCTGGACTTGAGATTTAAAGAGggagaaacaataaaaataaacatgaaAATTACT AAAAAGGATGGTAGTGAAGTTGCTTCTAAAACAAAGCAACGTCCCAATGCAAATATAGGTTTACCTCCTCCACCAGGTGGTGTGAAAATTGCACCACCACCTGCTAAAACTCCAACTTCGTCGCCTGCTCATAAACCTGTTCAGAATGTCAATCAAACAAATTCAGAATGGGGAGAATTTGCTAGTGCATCACAGCAATCAGGAACTCAGCCACCACCAACAGTAGGGAATGCTAGTTGGGTTCAGTTTTAA
- the LOC105664084 gene encoding uncharacterized protein LOC105664084, with the protein MEVARISVLDYIREMKKPTVCRLILCAKITNNEKIIKWINLVMKENSTEHVTGLLLINSDFLIHLIEASEDEVFQLCNKLFLINSSVVKNIKCIYIQNNAKRLFEAWYFRKLNDKIFKGDETCEDTFETASSTYKKIILNLHKLYWELRNVTNREILIEQLDLISTKGHSCIPSMKDIEFVLQSSWGYDLTKLINDYFNLNYSCNFDDYSQVSEMVQEIKYD; encoded by the exons ATGGAAGTAGCAAGAATATCGGTACTTGATTATATTCGAGAAATGAAAAAACCGACCGTTTGTAGACTGATATTATgtgctaaaattacaaataatgagaaaattataaaatggatCAATCTTGTAATGAAAGAGAACTCTACAGAACACGTAACAGGACTGCTCCTAATTAATTCTGATTTTCTGATTCATTTGATCGAAGCTTCAGAAGATGAGGTATTCCAATTGTGTAATAAACTGTTTCTTATTAATTCAAGCGtggtgaaaaatattaaatgtatatacatacaaaataatgcGAAAAGATTGTTTGAAGCGTGGTACTTCAGAAAGTTGAATGACAAGATCTTCAAAGGTGATGAAACATGTGAagacacttttgaaactgcatccagtacatataaaaaaataattttaaatttacataaattatattggGAATTACGAAACGTAACAAATCGT GAAATCTTGATCGAACAATTAGATTTAATATCTACAAAAGGACATTCGTGTATTCCATCAATGAAAGATATAGAATTTGTACTTCAAAGTTCTTGGGGATAtgatttgacaaaattaataaatgactactttaatttaaattactcTTGTAATTTCGATGATTACTCGCAAGTTTCTGAGATGGTACAGGAAATCAAATATgattaa
- the LOC100883572 gene encoding uncharacterized protein LOC100883572, with translation MERLSRVACYFQWMRNATFRDKSEVTAEDKRETIEVERYRNVGCNFDASRRFCGILESILLWENSVNSISVVIVFNILFWGIIVLEVRGFAAASSAALVIVLCYSTLEAQVQRENKPVDTAISYAKAEQIERIGRKVKSAIHSLKQLKKEQPGVFCSAICSLSLGLWIIGRTINGVLLAYTICMSILLGPALLLKLPNRISHKEWDSEIEEFLPAVTEDNLQVLTRAGESGDQSPTPTSVLSDAQNEFFNDEELIGLKMPSHEDGSTDGLEVSELELSAEENDVDGIKFQSTHFEKGSSSEEEAELEPVSRKLVSNSDESGSEFEIIDSQEIDKLDLA, from the exons ATGGAACGGCTTTCAAGAGTGGCGTGTTATTTCCAATGGATGAGAAACGCGACATTTCGTGATAAAAGTGAGGTGACCGCTGAGGACAAGCGCGAAACAATCGAGGTTGAACGGTATCGGAATGTTGGATGCAATTTTGACGCTTCGAGACGATTCTGTGGTATTTTGGAAAGTATTCTGCTTTGGGAGAATTCGGTGAACAGTATTTCCGTCGTTATCGTATTCAACATACTGTTTTG GGGTATTATTGTACTAGAGGTTCGTGGCTTTGCTGCAGCCAGCAGTGCTGCTCTGGTCATTGTCCTTTGTTATAGTACTTTAGAAGCCCAAGTACAAAGGGAGAATAAACCAGTAGATACTGCTAT atcATATGCAAAAGCAGAACAAATAGAAAGAATAGGAAGAAAAGTAAAATCTGCAATTCATAGTTTGAAGCAATTAAAAAAGGAGCAACCAGGAGTG TTTTGTAGTGCTATATGTTCTCTGTCTTTGGGCCTATGGATTATTGGACGTACTATAAATGGAGTACTTCTTGCATATACAATATGTATGAGCATTTTACTTGGACCTGCATTGTTGTTAAAGCTACCTAATAGAATATCACATAAAG AATGGGATagtgaaattgaagaatttttaccAGCAGTAACTGAGGATAATCTTCAAGTTCTTACAAGAGCAGGAGAATCTGGGGATCAATCTCCAACACCAACCAGTGTATTATCTGATGCTCAAAATG aattttttaatgatgaAGAGCTTATTGGTTTAAAAATGCCATCACACGAAGATGGGAGCACTGATGGTTTAGAGGTTTCTGAATTAGAGCTCAGTGCTGAAGAAAATGATGTGGAtggtattaaatttcaaagcaCTCATTTTGAAAAAGGATCATCTTCCGAAGAAGAAGCAGAGCTTGAACCTGTATCGAGAAAATTAGTTAGTAATAGTGACGAGAGTGGTAGCGAATTCGAAATAATTGACAGTCAAGAAATTGATAAGTTAGATCTTGCATAA
- the LOC100883458 gene encoding uncharacterized protein LOC100883458 has product MQVVGVDGRVVGYLFCFLILQAKLTNSRTSWRLSADKVVKTTDFVSTIEDDPIFDILASSISVGNGQSWSRTAISEKHDKIQSYCQDCKNVGAGNHERRFSSYVLKDTPNATESFPLSTQVSNEQIMCSSGQCEDIILDCGKPVNFTYYDNLLGVANRDKHPLVPEPNVALMFKKNGGKTMEVDIDLLEKRLIKAKREKPKSVQLYNQIGNFWRIKGDAQRSIECFRRALAVSPHNAEVLLNLARVLLVQQYLDDATYLARRSLELQPPDRNAWEQYLTLGQIFKAYGHYQEAAVHLRHALELKPDLSEAAEALMEVESLPAASIHIYTLLIIICLVLGVLLVVLSSVECDEDSSLVNGQLQRPVQRHFSRAMAMRSLRLNVTRNKRC; this is encoded by the exons ATGCAAGTTGTTGGGGTCGACGGTCGTGTCGTCGGCTATCTTTTTTGTTTTTTGATACTTCAAGCAAAACTTACGAACTCGAGAACATCTTGGAGGCTTAGTGCTGACAAAGTTGTTAAAACAACAGACTTTGTGAGTACGATCGAGGATGATCCTATTTTTGATATCCTGGCCAGCAGTATTAGTGTTGGTAATGGGCAAAGCTGGAGCAGAACAGCTATTTCTGAAAAGCATGATAAGATACAATCTTACTGTCAAGACTGCAAAAATGTTGGTGCTGGAAACCATGAACG ACGATTCTCGTCATACGTGTTGAAGGATACACCAAATGCCACTGAGTCTTTTCCTTTATCAACTCAAGTATCAAATGAGCAAATTATGTGTTCTTCTGGTCAATGTGAGGACATCATCTTGGATTGTGGGAAGCCAgttaattttacttattatgATAATTTGCTCGGTGTTGCAAATAGGGATAAACATCCGTTGGTTCCAGAACCTAATGTAGCACtcatgtttaaaaaaaatggtGGCAAAACTATGGAAGTTGACATTGATCTATTAGAAAAACGATTAATAAAAGCTAAAAGAGAG AAACCAAAATCTGTTCAACTTTATAAtcaaataggaaatttttggaGGATAAAAGGAGATGCACAAAGATCCATTGAGTGCTTTCGAAGAGCGCTTGCTGTATCACCGCATAATGCggaagttttattaaatttggcaAGAGTGTTATTAGTTCAACAATATTTGGACGATGCAACATATTTGGCAAGACGCTCTTTAGAATTACAACCTCCAGATCGCAATGCGTGGGAACAATACCTTACTCTTGGTCAAATATTTAAG gCATATGGCCATTACCAAGAAGCAGCTGTGCACTTACGACATGCTTTAGAATTAAAGCCAGATCTCTCTGAAGCTGCTGAAGCTTTAATGGAGGTAGAGTCACTTCCGGCTGCAAGTATACATATCTACACATTACTGATAATTATATGTTTG gtgCTTGGAGTACTTTTAGTAGTTCTAAGTAGTGTAGAATGTGACGAAGACTCTAGTCTTGTCAATGGACAACTCCAACGTCCAGTGCAACGGCACTTTAGTCGCGCTATGGCTATGCGCAGTTTGCGACTTAATGTTACTCGTAATAAACGTTGTTGA
- the mys gene encoding position-specific antigen beta subunit myospheroid: MFGSLRWIITILIITSILSKANYAPPERLTGMNPCLSKQSCHECIQTPHCAWCAAPTFSEKRCFLPNINTKIFATCPAEYTWNPDNVYSMVRYRPLSKGGYANGSTSSYEYSYMNSSSFSTSSQSSSSSSSSSSSTGRLEAVQIWPQEVKLKLRINEAHRMTFTYSQAEDYPVDLYYLMDLSKSMEDDKKKLSDLGQLLVESMSKITSNFRLGFGSFVDKVVMPYVNTMPKSLIEPCDGCAAPYGYKNIMTLSKDTSHFASLVRNASVSGNLDAPEGGFDAIMQAIVCRGQIGWREKARRLLVFSTDAGFHYAGDGKLGGIVKPNDGECHLDHTGLYTHSSLQDYPSISQINLKVKQNAINIIWAVTEEQINVYKRLTKHVEGSFAGKLSDDSSNVVELIREQYDAISSSVEMKDTASSAVKVKYFSKCLGSGPLVETSKCDGLKVGTKVEFIAEIEVTSCPKNRSEWIQKFDIYPVGINETLTVNLEMLCDCECEHEGPMYESNSNKCNAVGTLKCGICECYDNYFGKHCECSPQQMTGLLDQHYQSCRRDNTSLVDCSGRGTCACGQCECEERENPEEKISGHFCECDNFSCDRDQGHLCSNHGTCECGQCVCNAGWTGPSCNCRSSNETCIAPGIKSGVLCSGHGTCICGECKCDEKGKYSGKFCNKCSTCPSRCDELRNCVLCQMYGTGNYTDKEECEKNCTEFVPEPVDTVISDVDKDETLCFGIDEDDCKYNFVYYTDEFNCLKVRAQKERECPPQVYMLGIVLGVIAAIVLIGLALLLLWKLLTTIHDRREFARFEKERMMAKWDTGENPIYKQATSTFKNPTYAGK, translated from the exons ATGTTTGGCAGCTTAAGATGGatcataacaatattaattatcaCATCCATATTATCAAAGGCAAATTATGCCCCACCAGAACGATTGACAGGAATGAATCCTTGTCTTAGTAAACAATCATGTCACGAATGCATACAAACACCACACTGTGCTTGGTGTGCTGCACCA ACATTTTCTGAGAAGCGATGTTTTCTACCAAatataaataccaaaatatttgCAACATGTCCAGCAGAGTATACATGGAACCCAGATAATGTTTACAGTATGGTACGATATCGTCCTTTATCGAAAGGTGGTTATGCTAATGGCAGTACCAGTAGTTATGAGTATTCATACATGAACTCTAGTTCGTTTAGCACTAGTTCCCAGTCTAGTAGCAGCAGTTCCAGCAGCAGCAGTAGTACTGGAAGACTGGAAGCTGTACAAATTTGGCCTCAGGAAGTCAAATTAAAACTCAGAATAA ATGAAGCTCATCGAATGACCTTCACTTATTCGCAAGCAGAAGATTATCCTGTTGATTTATATTACCTTATGGACCTAAGTAAATCGATGGAAGATGATAAAAAGAAGTTATCAGATTTAGGTCAACTTTTAGTAGAAAGCATGAGTAAAATTACCAGTAATTTTCGATTAGGTTTTGGTAGTTTTGTTGACAAAGTTGTAATGCCTTATGTTAATACAATGCCTAAATC ATTAATAGAACCATGTGATGGATGTGCAGCACCATATGGTTATAAAAACATTATGACTCTTTCTAAAGACACTAGCCATTTTGCA AGTTTGGTACGAAATGCATCAGTGTCTGGTAACTTGGATGCACCAGAAGGAGGATTTGATGCTATAATGCAAGCTATAGTGTGTAGAGGGCAAATTGGTTGGCGTGAAAAAGCTCGTAGACTGTTAGTATTTTCTACAGATGCTGGTTTTCACTATGCAGGTGATGGCAAGTTAGGTGGAATTGTGAAACCAAATGATGGTGAATGTCATTTAGATCACACCGGTCTCTATACACACTCATCCTTGCAAGACTATCCAAGTATTTCTCAGATTAATTTAAAGGTTAAACAGAATGCCATTAATATTATTTGGGCTGTTACTGAAGAACAGATAAACGTCTATAAAAGATTAACTAAACATGTAGAAGGATCTTTTGCTGGTAAATTATCGGACGATTCAAGTAACGTTGTAGAATTAATTCGAGAACAGTACGATGCAATCTCAAGTTCTGTCGAGATGAAAGATACAGCCAGCAGTGCTGtgaaagtgaaatatttttcaaaatgtttGGGATCTGGACCACTTGTTGAAACTTCGAAATGTGACGGATTAAAAGTTGGGACAAAAGTAGAATTTATTGCAGAAATTGAAGTCACAAGTTGTCCAAAAAATAGATCAGAATGGATACAAAAGTTCGACATTTATCCA GTTGGTATTAATGAAACGCTaactgtaaatttggaaatgttatgcgattgtgaatgCGAACATGAAGGGCCTATGTATGAAAGTAACTCAAACAAATGTAATGCAGTAGGAACCTTGAAATGTGGTATCTGCGAATGTTACGATAATTATTTTGGAAAACATTGTGAATGCAGTCCTCAACAGATGACAGGACTGTTGGATCAACATTACCAATCTTGTCGACGTGATAACACTTCGCTCGTAGATTGTTCAGGTAGAGGAACCTGTGCTTGTGGTCAGTGCGAATGTGAAGAAAGAGAAAATCCGGAAGAA aaaatatcaGGTCACTTTTGCGAGTGCGACAATTTTTCGTGCGATCGAGATCAAGGACATTTATGCTCCAACCATGGAACATGCGAATGTGGGCAATGTGTTTGTAACGCAGGGTGGACTGGTCCATCTTGTAATTGTAGATCTTCAAATGAAACTTGTATCGCACCAGGAATCAAAAGTGGAGTGTTATGTTCTGGACAT GGAACTTGTATTTGCGGTGAATGTAAGTGCGATGAAAAAGGCAAATACTCTGgcaaattttgtaacaaatgtTCAACGTGTCCAAGTCGCTGCGATGAATTAAGGAACTGTGTATTATGCCAAATGTATGGCACTGGTAACTATACTGACAAAGAAGAGTGCGAGAAAAACTGTACAGAATTTGTTCCTGAACCAGTTGATACCGTTATATCAGATGTCGACAAAGACGAGACTTTATGCTTCGGTATAGACGAAGAtgattgtaaatataattttgtttattacacCGATGAATTCAATTGCCTGAAAGTACGAGCCCAAAAGGAAAGAGAATGTCCACCACAAGTTTATATGCTCGGAATAGTGTTAGGTGTAATAGCGGCAATTGTTTTAATTGGGCTTGCATTATTACTTTTATGGAAATTATTAACAACCATCCATGATAGGAGAGAATTTGCAAGATTTGAAAAGGAAAGGATGATGGCAAAATGGGATACG GGGGAAAATCCAATTTACAAACAAGCAActtcaacatttaaaaatccAACGTATGctggaaaatag
- the LOC100881337 gene encoding putative ATP-dependent RNA helicase DDX5 isoform X1 yields MLRQITGAIGSLRLRTYGVNYHSGNYRNVKERRNVYGNTNTNRNGRFENHNKNNINNISGNLRKPNWSSESLKPFKKDFYIPHPDVQSRHPQDIDSFRQENQITLKGEKIPNPIQHFEEGNFPDHVMQCIRKQGFSEPTAIQAQGWPIAMSGQNMVGIAQTGSGKTLGYILPALVHISSQQPLNRGDGPIALILVPTRELAQQIQDVAHNFSSLSYAKSTCIFGGAPKGKQARDLEQGVEICIATPGRLIDFLEHGTTNLRRCTYLVLDEADRMLDMGFEPQIRKIIEQIRPDRQVLMWSATWPKEVRNLAEEYLVDYTQLNIGSLTLSANHNILQIIDVCEEHEKQTKLENLLQEISSVNPNDGKTIIFVETKKKVENIARNIRRYGWPAVCIHGDKSQGERDHVLTEFRRKRNAILVATDVAARGLDVDDVKFVINFDYPTSSENYIHRIGRTGRSNNSGTSYAFFTPQNCRQAKDLINVLQEAKQVINPKLWELAEKTGNGIAQHRWGNDNYRRRENNFPKIHKRFDAVNYFNA; encoded by the exons AT GTTACGACAGATAACGGGAGCCATTGGATCCCTCAGACTTAG gACGTACGGAGTCAATTACCATAGTGGAAATTACAGAAATGTTAAGGAGCGGAGAAACGTGTATGGAAATACCAACACTAACAGGAATGGACGTTTTGAgaatcacaataaaaataatattaacaatatttctgGCAACTTGAGGAAACCAAATTGGAGTTCAGAAAGTTTAAAACCATTTAAAAAAGATTTTTATATACCACATCCTGATGTCCAGTCACGTCATCCACAAGACATAGATTCATTTAGGCAAGAAAATCAAATCACACTTAAGGgagaaaaaattccaaatcctattCAACATTTTGAAGAAGGAAATTTCCCTGATCATGTCATGCAATGTATCAGAAAACAAGGATTCAGTGAGCCAACAGCTATTCAAGCTCAAGGATGGCCAATTGCTATGTCTGGTCAAAATATGGTTGGAATAGCACAAACTGGCTCTGGAAAGACTTTAGGATACATCTTGCCAGCATTAGTACATATTAGTAGTCAACAACCTTTAAATCGTGGCGATGGGCCGATTGCTCTCATCCTAGTGCCAACCAGAGAATTGGCGCAACAAATTCAAGATGTTGCCCACAATTTTAGCTCTTTGTCATATGCAAAAAGTACATGTATTTTTGGTGGAGCACCAAAAGGAAAACAAGCTCGTGATTTAGAACAAGGAGTTGAAATCTGCATTGCCACACCTGGACGATTAATCGATTTTCTGGAACATGGCACAACCAACTTACGCAGATGCACTTACCTGGTATTGGATGAAGCAGACAGAATGTTAGACATGGGTTTTGAGCCTCAAATTCGAAAAATCATTGAACAAATTAGGCCAGACAGACAAGTTCTTATGTGGTCTGCAACATGGCCAAAAGAAGTCAGAAATCTTGCCGAAGAATACCTTGTAGATTATACACAATTGAACATTGGATCATTAACCCTGTCAGCTAACCACAACATTCTACAAATTATTGATGTTTGTGAGGAACATGAAAAACAAACAAa aTTGGAAAACCTTCTGCAGGAAATTAGTAGTGTTAATCCTAATGATGGAAAGAcaataatttttgttgaaacaAAGAAAAAAGTAGAGAATATTGCCAGAAATATTCGTCGTTATGGCTGGCCTGCAGTATGCATACACGGTGACAAATCGCAAGGAGAAAGAGATCATGTTCTTACAG aattcagaaGGAAAAGGAACGCAATTCTTGTAGCAACAGATGTTGCTGCCCGCGGATTAG ATGTCGACGACGTAAAGTTTGTGATCAACTTCGATTACCCAACATCATCTGAAAACTACATTCATAGAATCGGTAGGACGGGTCGTTCAAATAATTCAGGAACGAGTTATGCGTTCTTTACACCACAAAATTGTCGACAAGCGAAAGATTTAATCAATGTGCTCCAAGAAGCGAAACAAGTCATTAACCCTAAACTTTGGGAACTCGCGGAGAAAACCGGAAATGGTATTGCTCAAC ATCGTTGGGGAAACGACAACTATCGTAGACGAGAAAATAATTTccccaaaattcacaaacgaTTTGATGCAGTAAATTACTTCAACGCGTAG
- the LOC100881224 gene encoding tRNA methyltransferase 10 homolog A, with translation MVLKISKFESLSIYTCYQKLAKVFMFLLHNNMADEKDANNTEKVENRTQFVNICEQEACQNGDNKLIEINPSLSKRQLKKVKKREKWLERKVEIRLREREKARQKRAFARANNIDLGPSRKALKRVTMADSSCKIGVTIDLSFDDLMIDKDIAKLTKQILRCYTLNRRAVAPMQFSLTSFNGKSKTNMERHNGYEHWDVKFYMESYLNIHPKEKIIYLTSESENIINHLEHDCVYVIGGLVDHNSHKGLCHKLAKQAGVRHGRLPLDKFLQMKARKVLTVDHVFEILLRVSEGKTWQEAFLQVLPERKNAQPIVPLEGKKDMPEIYNEKQTLFYKNDELEQKMKVNELKSTNDVHM, from the exons atggttctgaaaatttcaaaatttgaatcacTGAGTATATACACTTGTTACCAAAAAC TAGCAAAGGTTTTTATGTTCCTACTTCATAATAACATGGCAGACGAAAAGGATGCAAATAATACTGAAAAAGTAGAAAATCGTAcacaatttgtaaatatttgtgaACAGGAAGCATGTCAGAACGGAGACaacaaattaatagaaataaatcCAAGTTTAAGCAAACGTCAACTGaaaaaagtaaagaaaagagaaaaatggtTGGAACGAAAGGTTGAGATAAG ATTACGAGAAAGAGAAAAGGCAAGGCAAAAACGAGCATTTGCTCGTGCAAATAATATTGACCTCGGTCCATCTAGGAAAGCGTTGAAAAGAGTTACTATGGCAGATAGTAGTTGTAAAATTGGAGTAACTATCGACTTATCATTTGATGATTTAATGATAGATAAAGATATAGCAAAATTAACTAAACAAATACTAAGATGTTATACTTTGAATAGACGCGCTGTTGCACCAATGCAGTTTTCACTTACAAGCTTTAATGGAAAATCAAAGACAAATATGGAAAGGCATAATGGATATGAGCACTGGGAT GTAAAATTCTATATGGAATCGTATTTAAATATCCATCCAAAAGAGAAAATTATATATCTTACTAGTGAAtcagaaaatattattaatcatctgGAACATGATTGTGTGTACGTTATAGGTGGTCTTGTTGATCATAATAGTCATAAG gGTCTCTGTCATAAGTTAGCCAAACAGGCTGGAGTAAGGCATGGCCGGTTACCTTTAGATAAGTTTCTACAAATGAAAGCTAGGAAGGTTTTAACTGTTGACCATG TGTTCGAAATTTTGCTCAGAGTTAGTGAAGGAAAAACGTGGCAAGAAGCATTTTTGCAAGTGTTGCCAGAAAGAAAAAATGCGCAACCTATTGTACCGTTAGAAGGAAAAAAAGACATGCCAGAAATCTATAACGAAAAACAAacacttttttataaaaatgacgaACTAGAACAAAAAATGAAGGTTAATGAACTTAAAAGCACAAatgatgtacatatgtaa
- the LOC100881337 gene encoding putative ATP-dependent RNA helicase DDX5 isoform X2 produces the protein MTYGVNYHSGNYRNVKERRNVYGNTNTNRNGRFENHNKNNINNISGNLRKPNWSSESLKPFKKDFYIPHPDVQSRHPQDIDSFRQENQITLKGEKIPNPIQHFEEGNFPDHVMQCIRKQGFSEPTAIQAQGWPIAMSGQNMVGIAQTGSGKTLGYILPALVHISSQQPLNRGDGPIALILVPTRELAQQIQDVAHNFSSLSYAKSTCIFGGAPKGKQARDLEQGVEICIATPGRLIDFLEHGTTNLRRCTYLVLDEADRMLDMGFEPQIRKIIEQIRPDRQVLMWSATWPKEVRNLAEEYLVDYTQLNIGSLTLSANHNILQIIDVCEEHEKQTKLENLLQEISSVNPNDGKTIIFVETKKKVENIARNIRRYGWPAVCIHGDKSQGERDHVLTEFRRKRNAILVATDVAARGLDVDDVKFVINFDYPTSSENYIHRIGRTGRSNNSGTSYAFFTPQNCRQAKDLINVLQEAKQVINPKLWELAEKTGNGIAQHRWGNDNYRRRENNFPKIHKRFDAVNYFNA, from the exons AT gACGTACGGAGTCAATTACCATAGTGGAAATTACAGAAATGTTAAGGAGCGGAGAAACGTGTATGGAAATACCAACACTAACAGGAATGGACGTTTTGAgaatcacaataaaaataatattaacaatatttctgGCAACTTGAGGAAACCAAATTGGAGTTCAGAAAGTTTAAAACCATTTAAAAAAGATTTTTATATACCACATCCTGATGTCCAGTCACGTCATCCACAAGACATAGATTCATTTAGGCAAGAAAATCAAATCACACTTAAGGgagaaaaaattccaaatcctattCAACATTTTGAAGAAGGAAATTTCCCTGATCATGTCATGCAATGTATCAGAAAACAAGGATTCAGTGAGCCAACAGCTATTCAAGCTCAAGGATGGCCAATTGCTATGTCTGGTCAAAATATGGTTGGAATAGCACAAACTGGCTCTGGAAAGACTTTAGGATACATCTTGCCAGCATTAGTACATATTAGTAGTCAACAACCTTTAAATCGTGGCGATGGGCCGATTGCTCTCATCCTAGTGCCAACCAGAGAATTGGCGCAACAAATTCAAGATGTTGCCCACAATTTTAGCTCTTTGTCATATGCAAAAAGTACATGTATTTTTGGTGGAGCACCAAAAGGAAAACAAGCTCGTGATTTAGAACAAGGAGTTGAAATCTGCATTGCCACACCTGGACGATTAATCGATTTTCTGGAACATGGCACAACCAACTTACGCAGATGCACTTACCTGGTATTGGATGAAGCAGACAGAATGTTAGACATGGGTTTTGAGCCTCAAATTCGAAAAATCATTGAACAAATTAGGCCAGACAGACAAGTTCTTATGTGGTCTGCAACATGGCCAAAAGAAGTCAGAAATCTTGCCGAAGAATACCTTGTAGATTATACACAATTGAACATTGGATCATTAACCCTGTCAGCTAACCACAACATTCTACAAATTATTGATGTTTGTGAGGAACATGAAAAACAAACAAa aTTGGAAAACCTTCTGCAGGAAATTAGTAGTGTTAATCCTAATGATGGAAAGAcaataatttttgttgaaacaAAGAAAAAAGTAGAGAATATTGCCAGAAATATTCGTCGTTATGGCTGGCCTGCAGTATGCATACACGGTGACAAATCGCAAGGAGAAAGAGATCATGTTCTTACAG aattcagaaGGAAAAGGAACGCAATTCTTGTAGCAACAGATGTTGCTGCCCGCGGATTAG ATGTCGACGACGTAAAGTTTGTGATCAACTTCGATTACCCAACATCATCTGAAAACTACATTCATAGAATCGGTAGGACGGGTCGTTCAAATAATTCAGGAACGAGTTATGCGTTCTTTACACCACAAAATTGTCGACAAGCGAAAGATTTAATCAATGTGCTCCAAGAAGCGAAACAAGTCATTAACCCTAAACTTTGGGAACTCGCGGAGAAAACCGGAAATGGTATTGCTCAAC ATCGTTGGGGAAACGACAACTATCGTAGACGAGAAAATAATTTccccaaaattcacaaacgaTTTGATGCAGTAAATTACTTCAACGCGTAG